From the Coriobacteriia bacterium genome, one window contains:
- a CDS encoding tyrosine recombinase, producing MSERVLDDFLGYLTVERGASEHTISAYGGDLRTYLAHLASRSAEPLSATRDDVTSFMAELQNKGMAPSTVERKIAAVKSFHAFLVREGLTDNHPTVDLALPKVPTRLPEVISIDDADRLLTQPFPSGPVGYRDRAALEALYGCGLRVSELTGLDLLDLDLDGGFIRVMGKGGKERLVPVAGAAKRALEEYLAHGRPYLRAKKSTSRQDPSAVFLNVRGGRLTRQAVFGLVRTYGGRVGLQLHPHTLRHSYATHMLQGGAELRALQEMLGHADISTTQVYTHVDRAHVREEYLTTHPRARLR from the coding sequence ATGAGCGAACGAGTTCTGGATGATTTCCTCGGTTACCTCACGGTCGAGCGCGGGGCGTCCGAGCACACCATCAGCGCCTACGGCGGCGACCTCCGCACGTACCTCGCGCATCTCGCGAGCCGGTCGGCCGAACCGCTGAGCGCCACCCGCGATGACGTCACGTCGTTCATGGCGGAGCTCCAGAACAAGGGCATGGCGCCGAGCACCGTCGAGCGCAAGATCGCCGCGGTCAAGAGCTTCCACGCCTTCCTTGTGAGGGAGGGCCTCACCGACAACCATCCCACGGTGGATCTGGCACTTCCGAAGGTGCCGACGCGCCTCCCGGAGGTCATCTCGATCGACGATGCGGACAGGCTGCTCACACAGCCGTTCCCGTCCGGGCCGGTCGGCTACCGTGATCGTGCCGCCCTGGAGGCGCTCTACGGATGCGGTCTGCGGGTGAGCGAACTCACCGGCCTCGACCTGCTCGACCTGGACCTCGATGGCGGGTTCATCCGGGTGATGGGCAAGGGGGGCAAGGAGCGACTTGTGCCCGTCGCTGGCGCGGCCAAGCGTGCGCTGGAGGAGTATCTCGCGCACGGGCGTCCCTACCTGAGGGCGAAGAAGTCCACCTCGAGACAGGACCCGTCGGCCGTCTTCTTGAACGTCCGTGGCGGCCGTCTGACACGGCAGGCGGTATTCGGGCTGGTGCGGACGTATGGTGGCCGGGTCGGCCTGCAGCTCCATCCGCACACCCTCCGTCACTCGTACGCGACTCACATGCTTCAGGGCGGCGCCGAGTTGCGCGCCCTGCAGGAGATGCTCGGACATGCGGACATCAGCACCACGCAGGTGTACACGCACGTCGATCGCGCGCACGTTCGCGAGGAGTACCTCACCACGCATCCTCGCGCTCGCCTTCGCTGA
- a CDS encoding BMP family ABC transporter substrate-binding protein, which yields MNKKLSKVLIVLLALSLVLAFVPACATEEEPEEETTEETTEESATDVKAAMITDTAGLGDKSFNDLTWQGFEKAESELGVEVRVLESATINDYEPNLQELALAGYSPLVATGFLLTDTVSKICGEYPDTMFINIDGFFDPVPENVVGVGFKENEGSYLAGVVAGLATKDTFDDRLNDKNVIGFVGGMDVPLIRKFQAGFEAGAKSVNPDVQVVALYTGSWDDVAKGKELGLSLIDQGADVIYAAAGGCGEGTVRACQEKGALFIGVDADQYNTIANSGDVMLTSMMKNIDIVVFDLIKAMVDGDFPGGTMQVFGLKEGGVGLAPWHDFESKVPQSIKDAVEKASDDIINGTVTVPEAL from the coding sequence GTGAACAAGAAGCTGAGCAAGGTCCTCATCGTGCTGCTGGCGCTGTCGCTGGTCCTGGCGTTTGTGCCCGCATGTGCGACCGAGGAGGAGCCCGAAGAGGAGACCACCGAGGAAACGACCGAGGAGTCGGCGACGGATGTCAAGGCGGCGATGATCACCGATACCGCAGGCCTCGGCGACAAGTCGTTCAACGACTTGACGTGGCAGGGATTCGAAAAGGCCGAGTCAGAGCTCGGCGTGGAGGTCAGGGTCCTCGAGTCTGCAACGATCAACGACTACGAGCCCAACCTCCAGGAACTCGCGCTGGCAGGGTACTCTCCGCTCGTGGCGACCGGTTTCCTGCTGACAGACACCGTCTCGAAGATCTGCGGGGAGTATCCGGACACGATGTTCATCAACATCGACGGGTTCTTCGATCCGGTGCCGGAGAACGTCGTCGGCGTTGGGTTCAAAGAGAACGAGGGCAGCTACCTGGCCGGTGTTGTGGCAGGGCTGGCGACCAAGGACACCTTCGATGACCGGCTGAACGACAAGAACGTCATAGGTTTCGTGGGCGGCATGGATGTGCCGCTGATCCGCAAGTTCCAGGCCGGCTTCGAGGCGGGCGCCAAGTCCGTCAATCCTGACGTTCAGGTTGTCGCGCTGTACACCGGCAGCTGGGATGATGTCGCGAAGGGCAAGGAACTTGGCCTCTCGCTCATCGACCAGGGAGCCGACGTCATCTACGCCGCCGCGGGCGGTTGCGGTGAGGGCACCGTGCGCGCATGCCAGGAGAAGGGCGCGCTGTTCATCGGTGTCGATGCCGACCAGTACAACACGATCGCCAACTCGGGTGACGTGATGCTGACCTCGATGATGAAGAACATCGATATCGTGGTGTTCGATCTCATCAAGGCGATGGTCGACGGCGATTTCCCGGGTGGCACGATGCAGGTCTTCGGTCTCAAGGAAGGCGGCGTGGGCCTTGCCCCGTGGCACGACTTCGAGTCGAAGGTCCCGCAGTCGATCAAAGACGCGGTCGAAAAGGCCAGCGATGACATCATCAACGGTACGGTGACAGTGCCGGAAGCGCTCTAG